A stretch of the Psychroserpens sp. Hel_I_66 genome encodes the following:
- a CDS encoding IS1595 family transposase: MNFKSLPQLLDHFKEESTCKEYYAQIRWNGEPACPHCGSLKVYTTKRGFRCGDSECKKDFTVTTGTIFHNSNISLRIWFASIFLATTHKKGISSVQLALDLGITQKSAWHVLHRIREMLREKSPQMLGESKMVETDATYIGGKERNKHLNKRRSRDNNLLTNEGKAYKPKKTVIGIIERDGKVALKYVSGETTQNMVDFVTTHVPQDATIYSDEAPAYHQLKKYYTHDNVKHALNIYVEGSVHTNTIENFWSVLKRGLYGVYHQVSDKHLERYLDEYSARFNTRRLNSQERFEKFLVESESPLSYKRLTKLS, translated from the coding sequence ATGAACTTTAAATCACTTCCACAACTTTTAGATCACTTCAAAGAAGAATCGACCTGTAAAGAATATTACGCTCAAATTCGTTGGAACGGTGAGCCTGCATGTCCTCATTGTGGATCACTAAAAGTTTACACAACCAAAAGAGGTTTTAGGTGTGGTGACAGCGAATGTAAAAAAGATTTTACGGTTACTACTGGAACAATTTTCCATAATTCAAATATCTCCTTAAGAATATGGTTCGCATCTATATTTTTGGCTACAACCCATAAGAAAGGCATTAGTTCTGTTCAATTGGCTCTTGATTTAGGGATCACTCAAAAAAGCGCATGGCACGTATTACATAGAATTAGAGAAATGCTGAGAGAGAAGTCTCCGCAAATGTTGGGAGAGAGTAAAATGGTAGAGACCGATGCTACGTATATCGGTGGCAAGGAACGTAACAAACATTTAAACAAGAGACGTTCACGTGATAATAACCTATTGACTAACGAGGGCAAGGCTTATAAGCCTAAGAAAACGGTTATAGGAATTATTGAGCGTGATGGAAAGGTGGCTTTAAAGTACGTTAGTGGCGAGACTACTCAGAATATGGTAGATTTTGTGACGACACACGTACCGCAGGATGCTACGATCTATTCAGATGAAGCTCCTGCATATCATCAACTTAAAAAGTATTACACACACGACAATGTTAAGCATGCGCTTAATATTTATGTTGAGGGCAGTGTTCATACAAACACTATCGAGAATTTTTGGAGCGTTTTAAAGCGTGGTCTTTACGGTGTTTACCATCAAGTAAGTGACAAGCATTTAGAACGTTATTTAGACGAGTATAGCGCACGCTTTAACACACGCAGATTGAATAGTCAAGAACGCTTTGAAAAGTTTTTGGTTGAAAGCGAAAGTCCTTTGAGTTATAAGAGATTAACAAAGTTGTCATAG
- a CDS encoding NYN domain-containing protein, whose translation MGRISNVAILIDGGFYKQRFKKKHGKYPSKYNVKTLITDIINQIKKKSGEDSEDILFRSYYYDCLPFDKVIKHPDGSQIDFGESKLFNSQTKFINSLTEIDQMALRLGELSFNGWRLSPYHPKGDPSPDFRQKGVDMKIGLDMAWMASRDTIHKIVLVAGDSDFVSPMKLVRREGILIYIYPMGNKIKAEFKEHSDFILNDSDMTKKNKKNSAKNNRRLKIEGTLDDVLKVSTQKNEKETIKDDKAN comes from the coding sequence ATGGGAAGAATAAGTAATGTAGCTATTCTTATTGATGGTGGCTTTTATAAACAACGTTTCAAAAAGAAACATGGTAAATATCCTAGCAAATATAATGTCAAAACATTAATTACAGACATTATCAACCAAATTAAAAAAAAATCTGGGGAAGACTCAGAAGATATTTTATTTCGTTCATACTATTACGATTGTCTTCCTTTTGACAAAGTTATCAAACATCCTGATGGTAGTCAAATAGATTTTGGAGAATCAAAATTATTCAACTCACAAACTAAATTTATAAATAGTTTAACTGAAATTGACCAAATGGCTCTTAGGCTTGGTGAGCTTTCGTTCAATGGATGGAGGTTAAGCCCATATCATCCAAAAGGAGACCCTTCTCCTGATTTTAGGCAAAAAGGAGTAGATATGAAAATTGGCTTGGATATGGCTTGGATGGCAAGCAGGGATACGATTCACAAAATTGTTTTAGTGGCTGGAGATTCCGATTTTGTTTCGCCCATGAAATTAGTTAGAAGAGAAGGAATTTTAATTTATATTTATCCAATGGGAAATAAGATAAAAGCTGAATTTAAAGAACATTCGGATTTTATATTAAATGATTCTGACATGACAAAAAAAAATAAGAAAAACAGCGCAAAGAATAATAGAAGATTAAAAATAGAGGGTACGTTAGACGACGTTCTAAAAGTGTCAACACAAAAGAATGAAAAAGAAACTATCAAGGACGATAAGGCTAATTAG
- a CDS encoding histone deacetylase, with protein sequence MLKIAFHPIYKHPLPEGHRFPMLKYELLPEQLLYEGTCTNSNFFEPERPTDEDILRVHTKEYYQDLKELTLDKRAARKIGFPLSEILVEREIIIADGTIKASEFALQHGIAMNIAGGTHHAYTNRGEAFCLLNDQAIGARYLQQKKLAQKILIVDLDVHQGNGTAEIFANDPSVFTFSMHGKSNYPFKKEISDLDIALENDANDQTYLNILYEILPKLITQEKPDFIYYLCGVDVIASDKLGKLGMTIVGCKQRDQFVLESCKANKIPVMCSMGGGYSPEIKTIVAAHANTFRLAQNIFF encoded by the coding sequence ATGCTTAAAATAGCTTTTCATCCCATTTACAAACATCCGTTACCAGAAGGTCACCGTTTCCCAATGCTTAAATATGAATTGTTGCCAGAGCAGCTTCTTTATGAGGGCACGTGTACCAATTCTAACTTTTTTGAACCAGAAAGACCAACTGACGAAGATATTTTGAGAGTTCATACAAAAGAGTATTATCAAGATTTAAAGGAGCTAACGCTAGATAAGCGAGCTGCTCGAAAGATTGGTTTCCCCTTGAGTGAGATTCTTGTAGAGCGTGAAATTATTATTGCCGATGGTACTATAAAAGCGAGCGAATTTGCTTTACAGCATGGCATTGCGATGAATATCGCTGGAGGTACACATCACGCTTACACTAATCGTGGTGAGGCTTTTTGTTTGTTAAACGACCAAGCTATTGGAGCAAGATATCTTCAGCAGAAAAAATTAGCACAAAAAATTTTAATTGTAGATCTCGACGTGCATCAAGGAAATGGTACTGCGGAAATTTTTGCTAATGACCCTTCTGTATTCACATTTTCAATGCATGGCAAAAGTAACTACCCGTTTAAGAAAGAAATTAGCGATTTGGACATTGCTTTAGAAAATGATGCCAATGACCAGACGTACCTTAATATTCTTTATGAAATACTTCCGAAGTTAATAACACAGGAGAAACCAGATTTTATATATTATCTATGTGGCGTTGATGTCATCGCCTCTGATAAATTAGGAAAATTAGGCATGACTATTGTGGGCTGTAAACAACGAGATCAATTTGTTTTAGAGAGCTGCAAAGCAAACAAAATTCCTGTAATGTGCAGTATGGGTGGCGGTTACTCGCCAGAAATCAAAACAATTGTAGCTGCTCATGCAAATACATTTAGGTTAGCTCAAAATATTTTCTTTTAA
- a CDS encoding single-stranded DNA-binding protein, which produces MNTLRNKVQLIGRLGQDPEIVNFQDGNKMAKFSLATDDSYKDKQGNKVERAYWHNIVVRGGLVKVVEEYITKGKEIAIEGKLTNRSWDDKDGTKRYTTEIICSELLMLGK; this is translated from the coding sequence ATGAACACATTAAGAAACAAAGTACAGTTGATTGGAAGATTAGGGCAAGATCCAGAAATCGTTAATTTCCAAGACGGAAACAAAATGGCAAAATTCTCTTTGGCTACAGATGACAGCTACAAAGACAAACAAGGCAACAAAGTAGAGCGAGCATATTGGCATAATATTGTCGTACGTGGCGGACTTGTGAAAGTGGTAGAAGAATACATCACCAAAGGTAAGGAAATTGCCATAGAAGGTAAGTTAACAAATCGTTCTTGGGATGATAAAGATGGAACAAAACGCTACACAACCGAAATTATATGTAGTGAACTTTTGATGTTGGGTAAATAA